One segment of Papaver somniferum cultivar HN1 unplaced genomic scaffold, ASM357369v1 unplaced-scaffold_137, whole genome shotgun sequence DNA contains the following:
- the LOC113334982 gene encoding uncharacterized protein LOC113334982: protein MPTYTAIALERLLEPNSSSPTSNFKHQNNNSVVTTTLTKKPPKHIYISSPALYTTPEPAPIPYTSTSDSVSPSPYVVNRKRRDHFHVIPEATNRHHGFQVTKSTTSTSGGDGNGETNLEVGNDGNAENSLLEVEIEDGELLVETNVRDQSAADFTTPIKNVEEISNPGDCDNASCASTLATKSLKVMQSQSEFFDADEEFFSDSSTSNASPSRSRFSSIEELHAVRVHLFDEIERRKRAEDALARMRNHWQSINSHWRASGVGLSLPGTQEYEVDTELELDDRVEKFCQEVVVARFVSEAVGRGLARAEIEAAAETVLESKNLEISRLRDKLQYYEAVNHEMFQRNQEVVELTRKQREARKMKQRWIWSCIGLSITLGASLLAYSYLPGSNNGSHSIAEFADVLPPPDSANTSASLN from the exons ATGCCTACATATACAGCAATAGCTCTAGAAAGATTATTAGAACCTAATTCTTCTTCTCCAACATCCAATTTCAAACACCAAAACAACAACTCTGTTGTTACTACGACGCTAACAAAGAAACCCCCTAAACATATATACATATCGTCACCAGCCTTGTATACTACTCCAGAACCAGCCCCGATTCCGTATACTTCTACTTCCGATTCAGTATCTCCGTCTCCTTATGTCGTTAATCGTAAACGTAGAGATCATTTCCATGTAATTCCTGAAGCTACTAATAGACACCATGGTTTTCAAGTCACTAAATCAACAACTAGTACTAGTGGTGGAGATGGCAATGGGGAAACTAATTTAGAGGTTGGAAATGATGGGAATGCTGAGAATTCATTACTTGAGGTTGAGATTGAAGATGGAGAATTGTTAGTGGAGACTAATGTTAGGGATCAGAGTGCGGCTGATTTTACAACTCCGATAAAGAATGTAGAAGAGATAAGTAATCCGGGCGATTGTGATAATGCATCCTGTGCTTCTACTCTTGCTACGAAGTCCCTGAAAGTAATGCAGTCTCAGTCGGAGTTCTTTGATGCTGATGAAG AATTCTTCTCTGATTCTTCCACTTCAAATGCATCTCCATCTCGATCTCGGTTCTCAAGCATCGAGGAACTGCATGCTGTGAGGGTCCACCTTTTTGATGAGATTGAGAGGCGGAAGAGAGCAGAGGATGCACTTGCTCGCATGCGTAACCATTGGCAGAGTATTAACAGCCATTGGCGTGCATCCGGGGTGGGGCTATCCCTTCCTGGAACCCAAGAATATGAAGTAGATACTGAGCTTGAGTTGGATGATAGGGTGGAGAAATTCTGCCAGGAAGTTGTTGTCGCGAGGTTTGTTTCTGAAGCGGTTGGTAGAGGTTTAGCTCGCGCCGAAATTGAAGCAGCTGCCGAGACCGTTCTGGAATCTAAGAACCTTGAAATTTCACGTCTGCGAGACAAACTACAATATTATGAAGCAGTGAATCATGAAATGTTTCAGAGGAATCAAGAAGTTGTTG AATTAACTCGAAAGCAAAGAGAAGCGAGGAAGATGAAGCAGAGATGGATATGGAGTTGTATAGGCCTATCAATCACACTTGGAGCTTCATTGCTTGCCTACTCGTACCTTCCTGGTAGTAATAATGGTAGTCATTCAATTGCAGAGTTTGCTGATGTTCTTCCTCCGCCGGATAGTGCCAATACATCAGCAAGTCTTAACTAA